A single region of the Sciurus carolinensis chromosome 14, mSciCar1.2, whole genome shotgun sequence genome encodes:
- the Sohlh1 gene encoding spermatogenesis- and oogenesis-specific basic helix-loop-helix-containing protein 1 isoform X1 has protein sequence MASRGAELRAGVPRVPGCRECSDSFLSGFLTSFQDPAQVPGRVKDPAVAQGPGSSLPRNVLSERERRRRISMSCERLRALLPRFDGRREDMASVLEMAVQFLRLTHTLVPGWEQHAVPAPSRETWHRWREEVLQLTLASQIPASGPDRQTEASGMIPPRDPLSCVTLAVDKSEVLNRPPSLPESFSLVPQPPRWPPCSQLPSSPETSQEAPGALGQAGPPARVPTSPGGLAEEAALTAVADARSVSGSSVEDGTSFLLTASPDWWLGSLEGRGSTAVPWAPARSSLAEQAEPTFLGDPEPGSQELQDGPLELWGSDLGSWGLELREEVDGIFPDFFAC, from the exons ATGGCGTCCCGCGGCGCCGAGCTCCGGGCTGGGGTCCCCAGAGTCCCCGGCTGTAGGGAGTGCAG CGACTCTTTCTTGTCGGGGTTCCTGACCAGCTTCCAGGACCCAGCCCAGGTACCTGGCCGGGTCAAGGACCCTGCAGTGGCCCAGGGCCCTGGCTCCAGTCTTCCCAGGAACGTGCTCAGCGAGAGGGAGCGCAG GAGGCGGATCTCTATGAGCTGTGAGCGTCTGCGGGCCCTGCTGCCCCGGTTCGATGGCCGGCGGGAGGACATGGCCTCCGTCCTGGAGATGGCGGTGCAGTTCCTTCGGCTCACCCACACCCTGGTGCCTGGTTGGGAGCAGCATGCA GTTCCTGCTCCCTCCAGGGAGACTTGGCACCGGTGGCGGGAGGAAGTTCTGCAGTTGACCCTGGCGAGCCAGATTCCGGCCAGTGGGCCAGACCGCCAGACAGAAGCATCTGGCATGATTCC GCCGCGGGACCCCCtaagctgtgtgaccctggctGTGGACAAGAGTGAGGTGCTGAACAGGCCACCCTCCCTTCCGG AGTCCTTCAGCCTGGTGCCCCAGCCCCCACGCTGGCCTCCCTGCTCACAGCTACCGAGCTCCCCTGAGACGAGCCAGGAGGCTCCTGGTGCTCTGGGCCAGGCTGGGCCCCCAGCCAGAGTCCCCACGTCTCCAGGTGGGCTGGCTGAGGAGGCCGCCCTGACAGCTGTGGCAGATGCCAG GTCTGTGTCGGGATCCAGTGTTGAGGATGGGACTTCCTTCCTGCTGACAGCCAGTCCTGACTGGTGGCTGG GGTccctggagggaagaggaagcacCGCTGTACCCTGGGCCCCAGCCAGGAGCAGCTTGGCAGAGCAGGCAGAGCCAACTTTCCTGGGCGACCCTGAACCTGGCTCCCAGGAGCTCCAGGATGGGCCCCTGGAACTGTGGGGCTCCgacctgggcagctggggcctggAGCTGCGGGAGGAGGTGGACGGCATCTTCCCAGATTTCTTTGCCTGCTAG
- the Sohlh1 gene encoding spermatogenesis- and oogenesis-specific basic helix-loop-helix-containing protein 1 isoform X2 translates to MASRGAELRAGVPRVPGCRECSFQDPAQVPGRVKDPAVAQGPGSSLPRNVLSERERRRRISMSCERLRALLPRFDGRREDMASVLEMAVQFLRLTHTLVPGWEQHAVPAPSRETWHRWREEVLQLTLASQIPASGPDRQTEASGMIPPRDPLSCVTLAVDKSEVLNRPPSLPESFSLVPQPPRWPPCSQLPSSPETSQEAPGALGQAGPPARVPTSPGGLAEEAALTAVADARSVSGSSVEDGTSFLLTASPDWWLGSLEGRGSTAVPWAPARSSLAEQAEPTFLGDPEPGSQELQDGPLELWGSDLGSWGLELREEVDGIFPDFFAC, encoded by the exons ATGGCGTCCCGCGGCGCCGAGCTCCGGGCTGGGGTCCCCAGAGTCCCCGGCTGTAGGGAGTGCAG CTTCCAGGACCCAGCCCAGGTACCTGGCCGGGTCAAGGACCCTGCAGTGGCCCAGGGCCCTGGCTCCAGTCTTCCCAGGAACGTGCTCAGCGAGAGGGAGCGCAG GAGGCGGATCTCTATGAGCTGTGAGCGTCTGCGGGCCCTGCTGCCCCGGTTCGATGGCCGGCGGGAGGACATGGCCTCCGTCCTGGAGATGGCGGTGCAGTTCCTTCGGCTCACCCACACCCTGGTGCCTGGTTGGGAGCAGCATGCA GTTCCTGCTCCCTCCAGGGAGACTTGGCACCGGTGGCGGGAGGAAGTTCTGCAGTTGACCCTGGCGAGCCAGATTCCGGCCAGTGGGCCAGACCGCCAGACAGAAGCATCTGGCATGATTCC GCCGCGGGACCCCCtaagctgtgtgaccctggctGTGGACAAGAGTGAGGTGCTGAACAGGCCACCCTCCCTTCCGG AGTCCTTCAGCCTGGTGCCCCAGCCCCCACGCTGGCCTCCCTGCTCACAGCTACCGAGCTCCCCTGAGACGAGCCAGGAGGCTCCTGGTGCTCTGGGCCAGGCTGGGCCCCCAGCCAGAGTCCCCACGTCTCCAGGTGGGCTGGCTGAGGAGGCCGCCCTGACAGCTGTGGCAGATGCCAG GTCTGTGTCGGGATCCAGTGTTGAGGATGGGACTTCCTTCCTGCTGACAGCCAGTCCTGACTGGTGGCTGG GGTccctggagggaagaggaagcacCGCTGTACCCTGGGCCCCAGCCAGGAGCAGCTTGGCAGAGCAGGCAGAGCCAACTTTCCTGGGCGACCCTGAACCTGGCTCCCAGGAGCTCCAGGATGGGCCCCTGGAACTGTGGGGCTCCgacctgggcagctggggcctggAGCTGCGGGAGGAGGTGGACGGCATCTTCCCAGATTTCTTTGCCTGCTAG